The genomic region GTCAGGATCATTTTTCTTGGGAAAGCCCAATCTTGGATATTTTTTTACAAAGGCTATGAATTCCGAACCATAGACATTATTTATATTTTCTTTCTCTGCATATTGTGTTAAAGCCTGCTTTACTTCTTCTAGCTTTTCTGCTATTTCGTCATGCTGTGCCTTAAGCACTGCATACTTATTTACCAGCTGCAGGCCAGAGTCGTTCCTGTATTCATTTTCGCTTTTTTCTTCCAGCTGAAAGAGATGCCTGAAATTTGGGCATTGGTTCTGAAACTCGCACCAGTCGCAAAGGGCGCTTTGCTTTGGCTCAAACCTTTCAGTCAGCTCTATTTTCTTTATCAGGCTTTTTACTTCCTCTTTTAAATCTTCAAGGGCCTGCTGGGTTCTTTCTGACCTGAGCTCTTTGTTAAAGGCAAGGTAATGCCAGACTAGAATTACCTTTCTGCAGTCCTTATAGCGCTGCTTTACTGCAAGAGAATAGAGAGCAAGCTGCCTGTCTGCATCAATATGCTCCTGAGAGGGAAGTGAGTTTGATGTTTTGTAATCGTGTATTTCATATATCCCATTAGGCAAAGCAACTAACCTGTCGATAAAGCCCTGCAATGTATAATTTTCAATCTTTATTATTATATTTGATTCGAGGGAGACTGTTATGCCCCGGTTAAAAGGATAATACCTCTTATAATAATCAGTGATGTATTTTTCGCCCATCTTACGATAATTTTCTGCAGTGTAATCCTTCCTTACGATTATTATTCCGTCTGTCCAGTTTTTCCTCCATGAGTTATTATAGAAACCTATTAGCTCATTTAGCTCATTTAATTTGGCAAATCTAAGGTCTTTGTAGAGCTTTTCAAGGGTTTCATGCACTCTGCTGCCCATATATGCTTCAATAGAATTTTCTACTTCTGTTTCAAGCTTGTCGATGTATTGGAATTTGAATTTGAGTGGGCACTGCTCAAATGTGCTTAGCCTTGAGTGAGAATAGACTGGCATGAGCATAGAAATGAAGATTAGTTTTTATTTTTTCCTATTCATACCTAAGTGCATCGACAGGCTTTAGCTTGCTGGCCTGATATGCTGGGAAAAATCCCGAAATACCGCCTGTTACTGTAGCAAATATAATACAGCCTAAGAACAATTGCCATGGATAAAAAGGGCTTAAAAACGCCCAACCCAGATTTTCTAAAATTATGCCAGAAACAAATGCAATAAACCAGCCAGCTATTACACCCACTAGCCCCGAAACAAAACCGAGAAAACTTGATTCAAAAAGAAATATCTTGAAGATTTCGGAATTTCTTGCCCCTACAGATTTAATTACACCAATTTCTTTTACCCTCTCAAGAACGGATGTAATCATTGTATTTGCGGTATTAACAGCACTGACAAGTACAGAAATGAGTGCGATAAGAATAATAAAGCCTACAATAACATCTAACACAGACATATAAGTATTGAGCAATTCCTCATAACTTTGCACAAAAAAATCTTCTTTTCCTTCTTCAAGCCCCCTTTCCTTTCTCAATTCTTTCTCTACATTTTCCACAACTCCTTCAATATCAGAGGTATCCACTCTTGCAACAATCATTCCGTAATTTATACTCTCATCATCAAAAAGTTCTTTGATATAACCATTTGTTACATAAACCTGTGAATCATCTTGAGGATTCCCGACTGATTCGAGAAATCCTATTATCCTAAGCTTTTTTCCATTTACCTCAATTCTATCTCCAGTATCATATCCTTTCGGAAAGATTTTATCGGGTATCTGATAATTGTATCCTAGTAAAACTTTACCTTCATCCCCTGATTCAAGCATCCTGCCTTTCGCTAAATCTATATTAAAAGAATCCATAATAAGCGGCACTTTTGGATCATATCCTATTATAAAAGTATATCTTCTGGTATTTTCCTGTGTCATCTCAACAGTTGTAAAATATACTCCGCTTGCTTCAAAAACTCCTTTAGCCTTATCTACAGCATCCAGATCATCATCATTCAGGCTAAAAGTATCATCTAATCCAGGCACTGTACCACCACGCGGCTGAACCAAGATGAGCTCTGCAGAAGAACTGCTTGATACTTCATCCACATATCTATAAAGCCCCAAACCAAAGCTTATAAAGACGAATATTGCAGTTATCCCAACAAATATTGAGAGAATAGTCAAAAAACTCCTGGATTTTCTTTGAAGCAGGTTTTTAATTGAATATTTTATAGTTTCTGAACTTATCATCTTATCCTCTTAATACGTCTACAGGATTCTGCCTTGCAGCCTTTAAAGCAGGCAATATACCTGCGGCGGCTCCTATCAAAAAGCTCCCAAATAAAGTCAACAAGATAAGCAAGAGGTTAATTTGCGGAGAGGCATCTGAACCGACAAAATTATTGATCGCGCTTGTTCCAAAATATCCAATTGTAACTCCAAGAATTGCCCCTATTACCCCACCCAATAAGCCCATAAGTCCAGACTCAACAAAAAACTGAAGAAATATATCTGAGTTTCTGGCCCCGATAGATTTCATAATGCCTATCTCCCTTCTTCGCTCAAGTACACTAGT from Candidatus Woesearchaeota archaeon harbors:
- a CDS encoding FtsX-like permease family protein — protein: MISSETIKYSIKNLLQRKSRSFLTILSIFVGITAIFVFISFGLGLYRYVDEVSSSSSAELILVQPRGGTVPGLDDTFSLNDDDLDAVDKAKGVFEASGVYFTTVEMTQENTRRYTFIIGYDPKVPLIMDSFNIDLAKGRMLESGDEGKVLLGYNYQIPDKIFPKGYDTGDRIEVNGKKLRIIGFLESVGNPQDDSQVYVTNGYIKELFDDESINYGMIVARVDTSDIEGVVENVEKELRKERGLEEGKEDFFVQSYEELLNTYMSVLDVIVGFIILIALISVLVSAVNTANTMITSVLERVKEIGVIKSVGARNSEIFKIFLFESSFLGFVSGLVGVIAGWFIAFVSGIILENLGWAFLSPFYPWQLFLGCIIFATVTGGISGFFPAYQASKLKPVDALRYE